The following coding sequences are from one Candidatus Kinetoplastibacterium galatii TCC219 window:
- a CDS encoding 16S rRNA (uracil(1498)-N(3))-methyltransferase, translated as MHLSRFFCDISLNTNEIIQLPHEVVHHIKVLRLKHGDNILLFNGLGGEYMSSLIITNKNFFAEIREHIKNEMELSGHITLAQAITSKNKMDFIIEKSIELGVQHIIPMQTQRCNNHITSDNLEKSLSHWRRVIISASEQCGRSLLARIDKCVYLNNYLMQPREDPIIMCDPLSKNNIFDVLEIIKDTKSLTIMVGPEGGWSEKELDLVTNLNNIYPMRFGSRILRTETAGIAVISAISNMLRWNL; from the coding sequence ATGCATTTATCACGTTTTTTTTGCGACATCAGTCTAAATACAAATGAAATTATCCAGCTTCCTCATGAAGTAGTGCATCACATTAAAGTGCTTAGACTAAAACACGGCGACAACATTTTACTTTTCAATGGTCTTGGAGGAGAGTATATGTCGAGTCTAATTATAACTAATAAGAATTTCTTTGCAGAAATACGAGAGCATATTAAAAATGAAATGGAGTTATCAGGGCATATAACTTTAGCTCAAGCCATTACCTCAAAGAATAAGATGGACTTTATAATAGAAAAATCTATAGAACTTGGAGTTCAACACATTATTCCTATGCAAACACAAAGATGCAACAATCATATCACTAGCGATAATCTAGAGAAGAGCTTGTCTCACTGGAGACGTGTTATAATTTCAGCTAGTGAGCAGTGTGGGAGAAGTTTATTAGCTAGAATTGATAAATGTGTTTATCTAAATAATTACTTAATGCAGCCTAGAGAAGATCCTATTATAATGTGCGACCCACTATCAAAAAATAATATTTTTGATGTGTTAGAAATAATTAAAGACACAAAATCATTAACCATAATGGTAGGTCCTGAAGGCGGATGGTCTGAAAAAGAATTAGATTTAGTGACTAATTTAAATAATATATACCCCATGAGATTTGGGTCTAGAATTCTTAGAACAGAAACTGCTGGTATTGCGGTTATTTCAGCTATAAGCAACATGCTACGCTGGAATCTATGA